A stretch of the Filimonas lacunae genome encodes the following:
- a CDS encoding nicotinate phosphoribosyltransferase, translated as MKTDNIILLADAYKYSHHKLYYPGTTKIYSYLESRGGAFGDTVFFGLQYILKNYLAGQVITKEGVDEAEVLLNSIFGRSDVFDRSKFDYIIEKYNGRLPVTIKAVKEGAIVPVKNVLMTIENNDPELYWLTNFLETLLMQVWYPSTVATLSNHIHRIVEMYYAETASEAAHAGIDFVLNDFGFRGASSTESAGIGGMAHLLSFKGSDTVLAPVYAQRYYNASGFLAASVPATEHSIMTLRGAEGELDVFRHILEAYPTGIVSVVSDSFDIFKACSEYWGGALKETILNRKGTLVIRPDSGDPVYTLLRVFEILFERFGYTINEKGYRVLPPQVRVIQGDGINIDSIRTIYSALKLNGISAENLVLGMGGALLQKLDRDTQKYAIKCAYAEVNGQKTNVQKNPLEINGKGQLVQSFKTSKSGRLQLVKAGNSYQTVAEDVAGDNGELITVFENGELVNEQSFAEIQARIVSHVAEQNTEVVS; from the coding sequence ATGAAAACCGATAACATTATACTCTTAGCCGACGCTTATAAATATTCTCACCATAAATTATACTATCCCGGCACCACCAAAATTTATTCTTACCTCGAAAGCAGGGGCGGTGCTTTTGGCGATACAGTATTCTTCGGTTTACAATACATTCTGAAAAACTACCTGGCCGGCCAGGTAATAACCAAAGAAGGAGTAGACGAAGCAGAAGTTTTATTGAATAGCATTTTTGGTAGAAGCGATGTGTTTGACAGAAGCAAGTTTGATTACATCATTGAAAAATACAACGGCCGTTTACCCGTAACCATCAAAGCGGTGAAAGAGGGCGCCATTGTACCGGTGAAAAACGTGCTGATGACCATTGAAAACAACGATCCGGAACTCTACTGGTTAACCAACTTTCTGGAAACATTGTTAATGCAGGTATGGTATCCTTCTACCGTAGCTACTTTATCCAACCATATACACCGTATAGTAGAAATGTATTATGCCGAAACTGCCAGCGAAGCAGCACATGCGGGTATTGATTTTGTGCTTAACGATTTTGGTTTCAGAGGAGCCAGTTCTACAGAAAGCGCGGGTATTGGCGGTATGGCCCACCTGTTAAGCTTTAAAGGTAGTGATACCGTACTGGCTCCTGTATATGCACAACGTTATTACAATGCCAGCGGATTTCTGGCGGCTTCTGTACCTGCTACCGAACACTCTATTATGACACTGCGTGGTGCAGAAGGGGAGCTGGATGTGTTTCGTCATATACTGGAAGCGTATCCTACCGGTATAGTTTCTGTAGTATCTGATTCATTTGACATATTCAAAGCCTGTAGCGAGTATTGGGGTGGTGCTTTAAAAGAAACCATCTTAAACAGGAAAGGTACCCTGGTTATCAGACCTGACTCCGGCGATCCGGTATATACTCTACTGCGTGTGTTTGAAATTTTGTTTGAACGTTTTGGTTATACCATCAATGAAAAAGGTTACCGCGTATTACCTCCACAGGTAAGGGTAATTCAGGGGGATGGTATTAACATCGATAGCATACGCACCATTTACAGCGCTTTAAAATTAAATGGCATTTCTGCCGAAAACCTGGTACTGGGTATGGGCGGTGCGTTATTACAAAAGCTGGACAGGGACACTCAGAAGTACGCTATTAAATGTGCCTATGCCGAGGTGAATGGCCAGAAAACAAATGTGCAGAAAAATCCTTTGGAAATAAATGGTAAAGGCCAGCTGGTACAATCCTTTAAAACTTCTAAGTCGGGCCGTTTGCAACTGGTGAAAGCCGGTAACAGCTACCAGACCGTAGCAGAAGATGTAGCCGGTGATAATGGCGAACTGATCACTGTGTTTGAAAATGGGGAACTGGTGAATGAACAAAGCTTTGCAGAGATACAGGCCAGGATAGTGAGTCATGTAGCAGAACAGAATACAGAAGTGGTAAGTTAA
- a CDS encoding phosphotransferase translates to MQAEERKQAGITAIENIIASYAENVYRIQVASVQRVGGYSNQNYRVVSVDNRHYIARLARRNRTEESCVAEEYLLRSLAKQRPQLAPVLVRLPSGSALVDIAGNECWQYLHLFHAIPGTIDGLWWQQCSIDKLEQLFEQLAVLHQQMNGIMPLTIWEPVMRRYPLPETAPAVLAATATGSYVIHEWQQFLQGATQIQQDMEAVFPWHKARYQWIHGDVQMENVLFNEGGLTSFLDFEWVSWDACEKDVILSAFRTCKEGRQDDFFRYDDTRLQVALDAYRRENPDLCEEFFTAFDTLWKPFFCLDQAMLYLVNAFDGIWELQPGIGFLPCFDEVVQYRSPL, encoded by the coding sequence ATGCAAGCAGAAGAACGGAAGCAGGCAGGTATTACCGCCATCGAAAATATCATAGCCAGCTATGCGGAAAATGTATACCGTATACAGGTGGCTTCTGTTCAACGTGTGGGAGGATATTCCAATCAAAATTACCGTGTAGTGTCTGTGGATAACAGGCACTACATTGCACGTTTAGCCCGCCGTAACCGAACGGAAGAAAGCTGCGTGGCCGAAGAGTACTTGCTGCGTAGCCTGGCCAAACAGCGGCCGCAGCTGGCCCCTGTGCTGGTGCGGTTACCATCGGGGAGCGCATTGGTAGATATAGCAGGAAACGAGTGCTGGCAATACCTGCACCTGTTTCATGCCATACCTGGCACTATTGATGGTTTATGGTGGCAGCAATGTAGTATTGACAAACTGGAGCAGTTATTTGAACAGCTGGCAGTATTACATCAGCAAATGAATGGCATTATGCCCCTGACTATATGGGAGCCGGTTATGCGCCGGTATCCTTTACCCGAAACAGCCCCGGCAGTGCTGGCCGCTACCGCCACCGGTAGTTACGTGATACACGAATGGCAGCAGTTTTTACAGGGCGCTACGCAAATTCAGCAGGATATGGAAGCGGTGTTTCCCTGGCATAAAGCGCGTTATCAATGGATACATGGCGATGTGCAGATGGAGAATGTATTGTTTAACGAGGGGGGGCTTACTTCTTTTCTCGATTTTGAATGGGTGAGTTGGGATGCCTGCGAAAAAGATGTGATTTTATCGGCATTCCGCACCTGTAAGGAAGGCAGGCAGGACGATTTTTTCCGTTACGATGATACGCGCCTGCAGGTGGCATTGGATGCCTACCGCCGGGAGAACCCGGATTTGTGTGAGGAGTTTTTTACTGCTTTCGATACATTATGGAAACCGTTCTTTTGCTTAGATCAGGCCATGCTGTACCTGGTAAATGCCTTTGATGGCATATGGGAATTACAGCCGGGTATTGGCTTTTTGCCCTGCTTTGATGAAGTAGTGCAATACCGTTCGCCTTTATAA
- the asnB gene encoding asparagine synthase (glutamine-hydrolyzing): MCGIGGILYSTGTRNLLQQQITQLAVRQQHRGPDGEGLWLQSPHALCHQRLSLVDEKGSAQPFADASGRYMLVYNGEVYNYQELRRELQPYYRFTTEGDTEVVLAAWLIWGVSCVQRFTGMFAFLIWDTVTETAFAARDAVGVKPFVYTVQQQTFLFASEVKALLAVISTPAINEYALAEYVIAPYLSGDGEAIHNGICYLQPGTYLQISRGAVTTHSWYRFGWQQQQQPEEVLTAQMADALAQSVAMSLRADVPVGLFFSGGLDSSLLGAIAAEQAAYKPTAYTITFQQHHDIQFDATTIVNADDLPYAQKLAHTLQLPFHRVEARHRSLAGSLQLLAQINDRIPAWEQEFSQHFLSIAAAKKVKAVMVGDAADEINYGYFFLLKDTVNTSPLGLLNLFGGTERLGLLSPRLQRLQPLEYLNHTYRQLAAEAGYDFARGGEESVLAMSTLVHRRWLQRLLHNGDIHTMHAGLEARVPFANREVLTVASQVLPRYGFKAGMEKYVVRTAALGWLDKAYAWRKKSALPRDPRLGKGYQQVLHTLLQQRNDFVDACLHRPALEALCQLPTVTENERMMLFNMICLINWSKVYAN; this comes from the coding sequence ATGTGTGGTATAGGCGGTATATTATATTCAACAGGTACGCGTAATCTGCTGCAACAGCAAATAACGCAACTGGCAGTCCGGCAACAACATCGTGGTCCGGATGGGGAAGGTTTGTGGCTACAGTCACCGCATGCGTTGTGTCATCAGCGTTTATCGCTGGTAGATGAAAAAGGGAGCGCACAACCTTTTGCCGATGCCAGTGGGAGGTATATGCTGGTGTATAATGGAGAAGTATATAATTACCAGGAACTGCGGCGCGAGCTGCAACCCTATTACCGCTTTACTACCGAAGGAGATACCGAAGTAGTGCTGGCTGCCTGGCTGATATGGGGCGTGTCATGTGTACAGCGTTTTACAGGCATGTTTGCCTTTTTAATATGGGATACGGTTACCGAAACTGCCTTTGCAGCCAGAGATGCCGTGGGGGTAAAACCTTTTGTATATACGGTGCAGCAGCAAACATTCCTGTTTGCATCGGAGGTAAAAGCCTTGCTGGCTGTGATAAGTACACCGGCTATCAATGAATATGCTTTGGCAGAATATGTAATAGCGCCTTACTTAAGTGGTGATGGAGAAGCGATACACAATGGCATTTGTTATTTACAACCCGGCACGTATTTGCAAATAAGCAGGGGGGCAGTTACCACGCACAGCTGGTATCGCTTTGGATGGCAGCAACAGCAACAACCCGAAGAAGTGCTGACAGCACAGATGGCTGATGCCCTGGCGCAAAGTGTGGCTATGAGCCTGCGTGCCGATGTGCCGGTAGGTTTGTTTTTTAGTGGTGGGCTGGATTCTTCTTTACTGGGGGCTATTGCTGCAGAGCAGGCAGCTTACAAGCCCACTGCCTATACCATTACTTTTCAGCAGCACCACGATATTCAATTCGATGCCACCACTATTGTCAATGCCGATGACCTGCCCTATGCGCAAAAGCTGGCCCATACGCTGCAACTGCCTTTTCACCGGGTAGAAGCCCGGCACAGGTCTTTAGCCGGTAGCCTGCAATTGCTGGCGCAGATCAACGATCGCATACCTGCCTGGGAACAGGAATTTTCGCAACACTTTTTATCCATCGCCGCTGCTAAAAAAGTAAAAGCGGTGATGGTGGGCGATGCCGCAGATGAAATCAATTACGGTTATTTTTTCCTGTTAAAAGATACGGTCAATACCAGCCCCTTAGGTTTACTGAACCTGTTTGGGGGCACAGAACGCCTGGGCTTGTTATCGCCGCGCCTGCAACGTCTGCAACCGCTGGAATATCTGAACCACACCTACAGGCAACTGGCCGCAGAAGCGGGGTACGATTTTGCCAGGGGTGGAGAAGAAAGTGTGCTGGCTATGAGCACGCTGGTGCACAGGCGCTGGCTGCAACGGTTGTTGCATAACGGCGATATACATACCATGCACGCCGGACTGGAAGCACGGGTGCCGTTTGCCAACAGGGAAGTGCTTACGGTGGCATCGCAGGTGTTGCCCCGTTATGGTTTTAAAGCCGGCATGGAAAAGTATGTAGTAAGAACGGCGGCGTTGGGATGGCTGGATAAAGCATATGCCTGGCGCAAAAAATCGGCCCTGCCACGCGATCCGCGTTTGGGTAAAGGTTACCAGCAGGTGTTACATACCCTGTTACAGCAGCGCAACGATTTTGTAGATGCCTGTTTGCATCGCCCGGCGCTGGAAGCCTTGTGTCAGTTGCCAACTGTAACAGAAAATGAAAGGATGATGCTTTTTAATATGATTTGTTTAATCAACTGGTCTAAAGTATATGCAAACTAA
- a CDS encoding LacI family DNA-binding transcriptional regulator — protein MQSKKRVSIADIARQLNISVTTVSFILNGKAKEMRISDALTKKVEDLVQQTNYQPNVLAKSFRTGKTNTIGLLVEDISNPFFAHIARQIEDNAYQRGYKIIYGSTEDNLEKTRELITMFADRHVDGYIITAPEGIDNEVKDLLEMKKPVILFDRYYPGLETNYIGVDNYKGTYDGIVHLIENGYKNIVLVTTTSQQSQMTERQAGYHMALDQYGLESYTHKIAYVDKQSAVVKKQIADFMSAQPQTDAVFFATNYLLACGLEVFKQIGLKVGEDVAVVSFDDHEFFGLFTPSITAVAQPVQDIAHQAINLLLNELQPTGAPSQKKFIQLPAHLVVRESSAAKRRGA, from the coding sequence ATGCAAAGTAAAAAACGCGTATCGATTGCAGACATAGCACGCCAGCTGAATATTTCAGTTACCACCGTATCTTTTATTTTGAATGGCAAGGCTAAAGAAATGCGTATCAGCGATGCCCTTACTAAAAAAGTGGAAGACCTGGTGCAGCAAACCAACTACCAGCCTAACGTATTGGCTAAAAGCTTTCGCACCGGTAAAACCAATACCATAGGCTTGTTGGTGGAAGATATCTCTAACCCGTTTTTTGCACATATAGCACGGCAGATAGAAGACAATGCCTACCAACGCGGATATAAAATTATTTACGGCAGCACAGAAGATAACCTGGAAAAAACCAGGGAATTGATTACCATGTTTGCCGACAGGCATGTAGATGGCTATATCATCACCGCACCAGAAGGCATCGATAACGAAGTGAAGGATCTGCTGGAGATGAAGAAGCCTGTGATATTGTTTGACAGGTATTATCCCGGCCTGGAAACCAATTATATTGGTGTTGATAATTATAAAGGTACATATGATGGTATTGTGCATTTAATAGAGAACGGCTATAAAAACATTGTGCTGGTCACTACCACTTCTCAGCAATCGCAAATGACCGAACGTCAGGCGGGTTATCATATGGCACTGGATCAGTATGGACTGGAATCTTACACCCATAAAATTGCTTATGTAGATAAGCAGTCGGCGGTAGTGAAAAAACAGATTGCAGATTTTATGTCTGCACAGCCCCAAACTGATGCTGTTTTCTTTGCCACCAACTACCTGCTGGCATGTGGCCTGGAAGTGTTTAAGCAAATAGGTCTGAAAGTAGGGGAGGATGTGGCAGTGGTATCCTTTGATGATCATGAATTTTTTGGACTGTTCACGCCTTCTATCACCGCAGTGGCGCAGCCTGTGCAGGACATAGCCCACCAGGCCATAAACCTGTTGCTGAACGAATTGCAGCCCACCGGCGCTCCCAGCCAGAAAAAGTTTATACAACTGCCTGCCCACCTGGTAGTGCGGGAATCTTCTGCCGCGAAAAGAAGGGGGGCTTAA
- a CDS encoding adenylyltransferase/cytidyltransferase family protein, which translates to MCKRALLAFNWRKLTRAHLNCIQQQALLYDELVLVMPDAAGLSTDNTYSCGQWMTHLHHWLQQHISIPFYLLPIPGKGVEPVLSWLRWRILCPAFQQVITDETTWHAQMETVLRTPVTVIEAGNDVLPVTAALPCRRGLFITRAQPFHNGHLAYIQQMQQEVDELIVVIAMANRSHQQHDIATGGERLAMVKPVLQQVAPGRYYLVALPYSDFAMENLYELEYLLPAFDTVYTVNPSVIVMAQTAGYATKGLDARITVSSTLIRNCMIQHQPYAGYVPQSVHDYIEQQGIAARLRQLQEKENRG; encoded by the coding sequence ATGTGTAAAAGAGCGTTGTTGGCATTTAACTGGCGCAAGCTAACGCGGGCGCACCTCAATTGCATACAGCAACAGGCATTGTTGTATGACGAGCTGGTGCTGGTAATGCCTGATGCGGCCGGCTTATCTACAGATAACACCTACAGCTGTGGTCAATGGATGACGCATTTGCATCACTGGCTGCAACAACATATTTCCATTCCTTTTTACTTACTGCCCATACCCGGTAAAGGGGTTGAACCGGTACTGAGCTGGTTACGCTGGCGCATATTGTGTCCGGCATTTCAACAGGTGATAACAGACGAAACTACCTGGCATGCGCAAATGGAAACAGTGTTGCGCACACCGGTTACCGTAATAGAAGCAGGTAACGATGTGCTGCCGGTGACAGCAGCATTACCTTGCCGCAGGGGTTTGTTTATCACCCGTGCACAACCCTTTCATAATGGGCATCTCGCCTATATTCAGCAAATGCAGCAGGAGGTCGATGAACTGATAGTGGTAATAGCTATGGCCAACCGGTCGCACCAGCAGCATGATATAGCTACCGGCGGCGAAAGACTGGCGATGGTAAAGCCTGTGTTACAGCAGGTGGCGCCCGGCCGTTACTACCTGGTGGCTTTACCTTACAGCGATTTTGCTATGGAAAACCTGTACGAACTGGAATACCTGTTGCCTGCATTTGATACGGTATATACTGTTAACCCCAGTGTGATAGTGATGGCACAAACGGCAGGGTACGCTACCAAAGGGCTGGACGCACGGATAACGGTAAGCAGTACTTTGATACGCAATTGCATGATACAGCACCAGCCTTATGCCGGTTACGTGCCGCAAAGCGTACATGACTATATAGAACAACAGGGCATTGCAGCCCGGCTGCGACAATTACAGGAAAAAGAAAACAGGGGATAG
- a CDS encoding chorismate transformation enzyme, FkbO/Hyg5 family, producing the protein MLYVSDENQYQALLQQQLCAVKVTYAGDRFVDAWVTEQAGVAETASIHNVSLSVTANGVSGVISLPLSTGAEDMEKVVMQAYLAVFSAMEAYSAYTIIRFWNYLPAIVSRVNETETVYHWFNAGRQAAFKTYYGERMGAMPVPAASAVGVAGNVLTVTFMAVTTPLVQIENKDQVPAFQYSSRYGQVAPFFSRGVVFNNQGQRLLLSSGTASIKGEHSLHEGDVHDQLYESIHNLRILGSQFNLKQYNIHYGFALEDIVHMRVYYKHEHDRAFLERFVPRFLSPACVVSFVQAAICREELLVELEALYVKKGETEQGVTPKYVLEGDLIRTESFEVHVAEHCNLKCRDCCNISPFNAKKFMSIEEITNICAFVKTHLRPDVFKVAGGEPTLHPQLDELLLVIKSSGAAPVVRVVSNGLLLHRMSNVFWENIDQLTISHYISAPMKANLLQQVKDKAREYEVVLNIKYVEQFNEIFVEDAITDKERVQEIYNDCWMRHRCLIVRNGTFYKCTRASYMNEFLHMKNKPVQTTSSTYSEEDGIPVNDPAFAAKALEYLNAAVPLQSCEYCLGVSGNLRENIQMKSIK; encoded by the coding sequence ATGTTATACGTATCCGATGAAAACCAATACCAGGCCTTATTGCAACAGCAGCTGTGCGCCGTAAAAGTTACTTATGCAGGCGATCGTTTTGTAGATGCCTGGGTAACAGAACAGGCGGGCGTTGCAGAAACTGCCAGCATTCATAATGTATCGCTATCTGTTACCGCTAATGGGGTTTCGGGTGTTATCAGTTTGCCTTTATCCACCGGTGCAGAGGATATGGAAAAGGTGGTGATGCAGGCTTACCTGGCGGTGTTCAGCGCTATGGAAGCCTATAGCGCCTACACCATTATCCGCTTCTGGAATTATTTGCCTGCTATAGTTTCCCGTGTAAACGAAACAGAAACGGTATATCATTGGTTTAATGCCGGCCGCCAGGCTGCTTTTAAAACTTACTATGGTGAAAGGATGGGGGCTATGCCTGTGCCGGCCGCCAGTGCAGTAGGGGTAGCGGGCAATGTGCTTACGGTAACGTTTATGGCGGTGACCACGCCATTGGTGCAGATTGAGAATAAAGACCAGGTGCCTGCCTTTCAATACTCCAGCCGGTATGGCCAGGTGGCTCCTTTTTTTAGCCGGGGTGTTGTTTTTAATAACCAGGGGCAACGCCTGTTGCTTTCGTCCGGAACAGCCAGTATTAAAGGCGAGCATTCATTACATGAAGGGGATGTACACGATCAGTTATATGAAAGCATACACAACCTGCGCATATTGGGTAGCCAGTTTAATTTAAAGCAGTATAACATCCATTACGGTTTTGCACTGGAAGACATCGTGCACATGCGTGTATATTATAAGCACGAGCACGACAGGGCTTTCCTGGAAAGGTTTGTTCCGCGCTTTTTATCGCCTGCCTGCGTGGTAAGTTTTGTGCAGGCCGCTATTTGCCGCGAAGAGTTGCTGGTAGAGCTGGAAGCGTTGTATGTGAAAAAAGGAGAAACGGAACAGGGAGTTACACCCAAGTATGTGTTAGAAGGCGATCTTATTCGCACAGAATCGTTTGAGGTGCATGTGGCGGAGCATTGCAATTTAAAATGCCGCGATTGCTGTAATATTTCACCCTTCAACGCCAAAAAGTTTATGAGCATTGAAGAGATCACCAACATCTGTGCGTTTGTAAAAACGCACCTGCGGCCCGATGTGTTTAAGGTAGCAGGCGGCGAGCCTACCTTGCATCCGCAGTTGGATGAGCTGTTACTGGTGATAAAATCTTCGGGCGCTGCACCGGTGGTAAGGGTGGTTTCTAATGGTTTGCTGCTGCATCGTATGTCTAACGTGTTCTGGGAGAACATAGATCAATTGACGATTTCTCATTATATCAGTGCGCCTATGAAGGCTAACCTGCTGCAACAGGTAAAAGACAAGGCGCGGGAATACGAGGTAGTATTAAATATTAAATATGTTGAACAGTTTAATGAAATATTTGTTGAAGATGCCATCACTGACAAAGAAAGAGTTCAGGAAATATATAATGATTGCTGGATGCGGCATCGTTGCCTGATTGTGCGCAATGGCACTTTTTATAAGTGTACCCGTGCGTCATATATGAATGAATTTTTGCACATGAAGAATAAGCCTGTGCAAACAACGTCTTCTACCTACTCAGAAGAAGATGGCATACCCGTGAATGATCCTGCTTTTGCTGCAAAGGCATTAGAATATCTGAATGCTGCTGTACCATTGCAGTCGTGCGAATACTGTCTGGGCGTATCGGGAAATTTGCGGGAGAACATACAAATGAAAAGTATTAAATAG
- a CDS encoding PIG-L deacetylase family protein, with protein MTKLLFISPHLDDVVLSCGAYIASVAGTTAAVTIASVFTSSGEQDDAVVNALYEVRRNDDIRAAALLGATAIHLGFADAPLRNSHYHNFNTLLFHHQLPEQELPVAERIAARLQSLVQTLQPDVVYFPLGVGGHIDHQVVYASSKMITHATIRWYEDLPYAWLPGWSMVRMTQLQGVPDTATAYGSFEAPAVTASTLRFITSYISSEEDKARSYAMWQHEWGLLRQPYQHVLQWQLPDGMYARQAHSMPLHSVLAKADAISCYDTEWPALFGEEKQDIEKTLLAAIHDNQYQELFWCKTE; from the coding sequence GTGACTAAACTATTATTTATATCGCCCCACCTGGATGATGTGGTGTTAAGCTGTGGTGCTTATATAGCAAGTGTGGCAGGCACTACAGCAGCCGTAACCATTGCCAGTGTGTTTACCAGTTCGGGAGAGCAGGATGATGCCGTAGTAAATGCCTTGTATGAAGTACGGAGAAATGATGATATTCGTGCCGCCGCTTTATTAGGCGCTACTGCTATACACCTCGGTTTTGCAGATGCGCCTTTGCGCAACAGTCACTATCATAATTTTAATACCTTATTGTTTCATCACCAGTTGCCCGAACAGGAGCTGCCGGTAGCGGAACGCATAGCTGCCCGGTTGCAATCGCTGGTGCAAACCCTGCAGCCCGATGTGGTATATTTTCCATTAGGCGTAGGCGGACATATTGATCACCAGGTAGTCTATGCCAGCAGCAAAATGATCACACATGCCACTATACGCTGGTATGAAGATTTGCCTTATGCCTGGCTACCAGGTTGGAGCATGGTGCGTATGACGCAATTACAAGGTGTGCCGGATACAGCCACCGCGTACGGAAGTTTTGAAGCGCCTGCTGTTACTGCTTCCACATTGCGCTTTATTACCAGTTATATCAGTTCGGAAGAAGATAAAGCACGTAGCTATGCTATGTGGCAGCACGAATGGGGACTGTTGCGACAGCCTTATCAACATGTGTTGCAATGGCAATTACCTGATGGGATGTATGCCAGGCAGGCGCATAGTATGCCGCTGCACAGTGTGTTGGCCAAGGCGGATGCCATCAGTTGCTACGATACCGAATGGCCTGCTTTGTTTGGAGAAGAGAAGCAGGATATTGAAAAAACGTTGCTTGCCGCTATACATGATAACCAATACCAGGAATTATTCTGGTGCAAAACCGAATAA
- a CDS encoding glycosyltransferase translates to MQTKKILIVTIPEKGHINPMIGIAQHLQQAGFELAFFAQVDISDQLQAAGLHQQVFYDTTVVNVSEGFITKGKAFVEQLADIAWLRNWIKTLLIDAVPAQVQRIQQAVDAFEPDIIVTDPMVYAAAIVANRAGIPWAGVSSSLNPVTPDGWQCELTDTLDDLDYLRQELMTTPDWQPQFKVSDVISPWLNIVFTVEEYVSRRFSRNDFSFYVGNSFPAGKRGDEADFPFEKLLPGTQKIYMSMGSQIYYHPQLFRAVAEALYDEDIQLIFSINELYYTDFVNSLPDNVIAVPYAPQLQVLQHVQLLITHGGANSVMEGLANGVPVAVLPICNDQFLQAKFIEHAGVGVVLDPAQPSPSVYRQQLLPLLHNGAAEKERARLAGEAFRQKGGAAEAAQLIIQLYNTRKPLTPCD, encoded by the coding sequence ATGCAAACTAAAAAGATATTGATAGTTACTATTCCGGAGAAAGGACATATTAACCCGATGATTGGCATTGCCCAGCATTTACAGCAGGCCGGGTTTGAACTGGCATTTTTTGCACAGGTAGATATCTCTGACCAGTTGCAGGCCGCAGGTTTGCACCAGCAGGTGTTTTACGATACCACTGTAGTGAATGTAAGCGAAGGTTTTATTACCAAAGGCAAAGCCTTTGTAGAGCAACTGGCCGATATAGCCTGGTTGCGTAACTGGATTAAAACTTTACTGATAGATGCGGTGCCTGCACAGGTGCAACGGATACAGCAGGCGGTGGATGCGTTTGAGCCGGATATTATTGTTACCGATCCTATGGTGTATGCCGCTGCTATAGTAGCTAACCGTGCAGGTATTCCCTGGGCAGGCGTTTCTTCTTCCTTAAATCCTGTTACCCCCGATGGCTGGCAGTGCGAGCTGACGGATACGCTGGATGACCTGGATTACCTGCGGCAGGAGCTGATGACTACACCAGACTGGCAACCACAATTTAAAGTAAGCGATGTAATATCGCCCTGGCTCAATATCGTGTTTACGGTAGAGGAATATGTGTCGCGCCGTTTTAGCAGGAATGATTTTTCTTTTTACGTAGGAAATAGCTTCCCCGCCGGAAAAAGAGGGGACGAAGCTGATTTTCCTTTTGAAAAATTACTGCCCGGCACACAGAAAATATATATGTCAATGGGAAGCCAGATTTATTATCACCCGCAGTTATTCCGGGCAGTAGCAGAAGCCTTGTATGATGAAGATATACAACTGATATTTTCTATTAATGAATTGTATTATACCGATTTTGTAAACAGCCTGCCGGATAATGTTATAGCCGTGCCGTATGCGCCGCAGTTACAGGTGTTACAGCACGTGCAGCTGTTAATTACACATGGCGGTGCTAACTCGGTAATGGAAGGATTGGCCAATGGGGTGCCTGTGGCAGTGCTACCTATTTGTAACGACCAGTTTTTGCAGGCAAAATTTATTGAGCATGCAGGTGTGGGGGTAGTGCTGGACCCTGCACAGCCTTCCCCATCGGTGTACCGGCAACAGCTGTTGCCTTTATTGCATAATGGTGCGGCTGAAAAAGAGCGTGCCCGTTTGGCAGGAGAAGCGTTTCGGCAAAAAGGTGGCGCTGCGGAAGCGGCACAACTGATCATTCAATTATATAACACCCGTAAACCATTAACACCTTGTGACTAA